The Sulfoacidibacillus ferrooxidans genome has a window encoding:
- a CDS encoding SdrD B-like domain-containing protein: YYVVQIYDGQQSAPSNTVTFSDQSTLATPSLAVMDTNGVEDLGVSNATPDATVNLFTSSGQVVSATTADSNGNASFDNLSSGSYY, encoded by the coding sequence TACTATGTCGTGCAGATCTACGATGGTCAGCAAAGTGCTCCATCGAATACGGTAACCTTCAGTGATCAAAGCACATTAGCAACTCCGTCTCTTGCTGTGATGGATACCAATGGTGTAGAGGACTTAGGTGTGAGTAATGCCACTCCAGATGCAACTGTCAATCTGTTTACTTCATCTGGTCAAGTAGTTAGTGCCACTACAGCGGATTCAAATGGTAATGCCTCCTTTGACAATCTATCTAGCGGTAGCTACTAT